A window of the Synechococcus sp. JA-3-3Ab genome harbors these coding sequences:
- the nth gene encoding endonuclease III domain-containing protein — protein MVQPRLDRDPLARRLPEPAAAMETSAWLEPRPGEASPNAVVLESLLARLEQCFGIPQRPRSPDGLPLYPDLLDELVGTILSQNTTDHNSSRAFRALKAAFPSWEAVLAADPTKLAQVIRPGGLAQLKAARIQEILAAIVKRQGSLSLDFLRDLDDADALAYLLSLKGVGLKTAACVLLFGLGRDLCPVDTHVHRVANRLGLVRARHPDDTFAQLSPRIPAGKAYSLHVNLIRLGKRICKARMPECGRCPLRHECPSALLRQR, from the coding sequence GTGGTACAGCCGAGATTGGATCGGGATCCTCTTGCCCGCCGCCTGCCTGAGCCTGCCGCAGCCATGGAGACTTCAGCCTGGCTGGAACCTCGTCCTGGTGAGGCGAGCCCCAACGCCGTCGTGCTGGAATCACTGTTGGCGCGCCTGGAACAGTGCTTTGGCATCCCCCAACGTCCTCGCAGCCCTGATGGTCTGCCCCTCTATCCCGACCTCTTGGACGAATTGGTGGGCACGATCCTCTCCCAGAACACCACCGACCACAATAGCAGCCGCGCCTTTCGCGCCCTCAAAGCCGCTTTCCCCTCCTGGGAAGCTGTCTTAGCTGCTGATCCAACCAAGCTGGCCCAGGTGATCCGTCCCGGGGGCCTGGCCCAACTCAAAGCAGCCCGCATTCAGGAGATTCTGGCTGCCATTGTCAAGCGACAGGGATCCCTGAGCCTGGACTTTTTGCGGGATCTGGACGACGCGGACGCTCTGGCCTATCTCCTTTCCCTGAAGGGGGTAGGACTGAAGACAGCCGCCTGCGTGCTGTTGTTTGGCCTGGGCCGGGATCTCTGCCCGGTGGATACCCATGTGCATCGGGTGGCCAACCGTCTTGGCTTGGTGCGGGCCAGACACCCCGACGACACCTTTGCCCAACTGTCGCCGCGGATCCCGGCGGGCAAGGCCTATTCCCTGCACGTCAACTTGATCCGGCTGGGCAAACGCATCTGTAAGGCGCGCATGCCCGAATGTGGCCGCTGCCCTCTGCGACACGAATGCCCCTCCGCCCTGCTGCGGCAGCGCTGA
- the map gene encoding type I methionyl aminopeptidase, producing the protein MSQLTQAPQPIVLLSSRELEKMRRACRLAADLLKHLEPMVQPGVTTQELNDEAERWTRAHGARSAPLGYHGFPRSICTSVNHVVCHGIPSPKQVLREGDIINIDVTPVLDGYHGDTSKTFFVGQPSERARRLVEVAEECLRRGIAAVRPGGRVGDIGAAIQEYAESQGYSVVRDFVGHGVGRQFHTAPQIPHYGERGKGEKLRPGMVFTIEPMINEGTWEVKVLADGWTAVTADGKLSAQFEHTVAVTETGVEILTLPSSGP; encoded by the coding sequence ATGAGCCAGCTTACCCAAGCTCCTCAGCCGATTGTGTTGCTCTCGTCGCGGGAGCTGGAGAAGATGCGACGGGCCTGCCGCCTGGCTGCGGATCTGCTCAAGCACCTGGAGCCGATGGTGCAGCCGGGGGTCACCACCCAAGAGCTTAACGACGAGGCGGAGCGCTGGACGCGGGCCCACGGGGCCAGGAGCGCCCCTCTGGGCTACCACGGCTTTCCCAGGTCCATCTGCACCAGCGTCAACCACGTTGTCTGCCACGGCATTCCCAGCCCCAAGCAGGTCCTGCGGGAAGGGGACATTATCAATATCGATGTCACCCCCGTTTTGGATGGCTACCACGGCGACACTTCCAAAACGTTCTTTGTCGGGCAGCCTTCCGAGCGGGCGCGGCGTCTGGTGGAGGTGGCGGAAGAGTGCCTGCGGCGGGGCATTGCCGCCGTGAGGCCAGGCGGCAGAGTTGGGGATATTGGGGCTGCTATTCAAGAGTACGCCGAGTCCCAGGGCTACAGTGTGGTGCGGGACTTTGTCGGCCACGGGGTAGGACGGCAGTTCCACACGGCGCCCCAGATCCCCCACTACGGCGAACGGGGGAAGGGGGAAAAACTCCGCCCCGGCATGGTGTTTACCATCGAGCCGATGATCAACGAAGGCACGTGGGAGGTGAAGGTGCTTGCAGACGGATGGACTGCTGTGACGGCAGACGGCAAGCTCTCCGCCCAGTTTGAACATACGGTTGCCGTTACCGAAACCGGCGTGGAGATCCTGACCCTACCCTCCTCCGGCCCTTGA
- a CDS encoding FHA domain-containing protein, whose protein sequence is MTTPPRRPTLNHVLIVKDRHGPKAYWLTAELYSLGRDPSNSIRIDSQYVSRHHAILVKTESPSSPDGFTYQIIDGDIHGTPSTNGLYIRGERVEFRDLEDGDEIQFGNDATATYSLQAQDLDRILSSFENTQIVGL, encoded by the coding sequence ATGACCACGCCCCCTCGCCGACCTACCCTTAACCACGTGTTGATCGTCAAGGATCGCCACGGGCCAAAGGCCTACTGGCTGACAGCCGAGCTCTATTCCTTGGGGCGGGATCCGAGCAACAGCATCCGCATCGACTCCCAATACGTCTCCCGCCACCACGCCATTTTAGTGAAGACCGAATCTCCCTCCTCTCCCGATGGGTTTACTTACCAAATCATCGATGGAGACATCCATGGCACGCCCAGCACCAACGGCCTTTACATCCGGGGGGAGCGGGTGGAGTTTCGCGATCTTGAGGACGGAGACGAGATCCAGTTTGGCAACGACGCTACTGCCACCTACTCCCTGCAAGCTCAGGATTTGGACAGGATTCTCTCCTCCTTTGAAAATACCCAGATCGTTGGCCTGTGA
- a CDS encoding photosynthesis system II assembly factor Ycf48 encodes MAKMLKLWRLVLLAAFSLLLMAARMPDMKVVPWQQVEVPTQNILLDIAFTGTNPSHGWLVGDKATLLESQDGGLHWQVRKLTALEPEAYLSSISFAGAEGWVVGQPRILLHTLNEGSDWTSIRLSKQLPGEPILIQALGPGAAEMVTNVGAIYRTEDGGQTWHAQVEEPIGAIKNIARGPGGEYLAVSSRGSFYFLYTPESRSWKPYPRESSRRIQNMGFGPNGSAWKLNQGAEIAFTSDFTSGEWSKPLRPGRALSFGYLNAAYQNDHDLWVVGGGGTLIHSPDGGKTWEEAKKLSNIPANFYSIEFFGPDRGFILGQRGTLLRYVGYSNSPS; translated from the coding sequence ATGGCCAAAATGCTTAAGCTCTGGAGACTGGTGCTGCTAGCTGCCTTCTCTCTCTTGCTGATGGCGGCGCGGATGCCGGACATGAAGGTGGTGCCCTGGCAACAAGTCGAGGTGCCCACCCAGAACATTCTGCTGGACATTGCTTTCACCGGCACCAACCCTTCTCATGGCTGGCTGGTGGGCGATAAAGCGACGCTGTTGGAGTCTCAGGATGGCGGCCTCCACTGGCAGGTGCGCAAGCTGACGGCACTGGAGCCGGAAGCCTATCTGAGCTCGATTAGCTTTGCCGGAGCAGAAGGCTGGGTGGTGGGGCAGCCGAGGATCCTCCTCCACACGCTCAACGAGGGATCCGACTGGACATCCATTCGTCTCAGCAAGCAACTGCCGGGGGAGCCGATCCTAATCCAAGCCCTGGGTCCTGGAGCGGCTGAGATGGTAACCAATGTGGGGGCCATCTACCGCACGGAAGATGGAGGACAGACCTGGCATGCCCAGGTGGAAGAGCCGATTGGGGCGATTAAAAACATTGCCCGCGGCCCAGGAGGAGAGTATCTGGCCGTGTCGTCGCGGGGCAGCTTCTACTTTCTCTACACTCCAGAAAGCCGATCCTGGAAGCCGTATCCGCGGGAAAGCTCTCGCCGCATTCAGAACATGGGCTTTGGCCCCAACGGCAGCGCCTGGAAATTGAACCAAGGCGCGGAGATCGCCTTCACGAGTGACTTCACCTCCGGCGAGTGGTCCAAGCCGTTGCGACCCGGGCGTGCCCTCAGCTTTGGCTATCTAAATGCGGCCTACCAGAACGACCACGACCTCTGGGTGGTGGGCGGCGGCGGCACTCTGATCCACAGCCCCGATGGCGGCAAGACCTGGGAGGAGGCCAAGAAATTGAGCAACATTCCCGCCAATTTCTACAGCATCGAGTTCTTTGGCCCCGACCGAGGATTTATCTTGGGGCAGCGGGGCACGCTTTTGCGCTACGTTGGCTACAGCAATTCCCCGTCCTAG
- a CDS encoding rubredoxin encodes MNGSQPDPVNQPKPSRVPKLIELPEDETDAQVGDPLRMQRYECRSCGYVYEPAKGDQLNRIPAGVPFEELPADWRCPVCRAGKRLFQAVGAKGKPSGFQENLRYGLGVNVMTPAQKNLLIFLGLALGFLFLMSFYFVE; translated from the coding sequence ATGAATGGCTCGCAACCGGATCCCGTCAACCAGCCCAAGCCCTCTAGGGTACCGAAGCTGATCGAGTTGCCGGAAGATGAAACCGATGCACAGGTTGGCGATCCCCTGCGCATGCAGCGCTATGAATGTCGCTCTTGTGGCTATGTTTACGAGCCGGCCAAGGGGGATCAGCTCAATCGGATCCCGGCAGGTGTGCCCTTTGAGGAGCTGCCCGCCGACTGGAGATGTCCGGTGTGCCGCGCCGGCAAGCGCCTGTTTCAAGCGGTGGGCGCCAAGGGCAAGCCTTCCGGTTTTCAAGAGAACTTGCGCTATGGCCTGGGGGTCAATGTGATGACCCCTGCCCAGAAAAACCTGCTCATCTTCTTGGGGTTGGCGCTGGGATTTTTGTTTTTGATGAGTTTCTATTTCGTCGAGTGA
- the murG gene encoding undecaprenyldiphospho-muramoylpentapeptide beta-N-acetylglucosaminyltransferase yields the protein MNGDRRDPTSPPRLLVAASGTGGHIFPALAVVEQLPTWQIEWLGVPQRLEAKLVPDRYPLHRVAMSGWQGSPWQKLGSLVQLARATLQVRQILASGQFDVVLTTGGYIAAPTILAARSLGVPVLLHESNCLPGKVTRWLGRFCRLVALGMAETAEHLPGAVTRVVGTPVRAEFYQPQPLPADLPIPEGDPLIVVMGGSQGARGLNRLVAACAPAWLEAGAWIVHLTGGSEVGIPSHPRYRAFPFRADVAALLQRATFAISRAGALSLAELWATATPAILIPYPFAAEDHQYHNALAFVGRGGGVVMRESEANLDLLRQTALAWLAQPQVVAQMAANLKATAPPAASKAVARLLQEICRDSAR from the coding sequence GTGAATGGAGACAGGAGGGATCCCACCTCACCACCACGGCTGCTGGTGGCGGCCAGCGGGACGGGGGGGCATATCTTTCCGGCGCTGGCCGTTGTCGAGCAGTTGCCCACCTGGCAGATTGAGTGGCTGGGGGTGCCGCAGCGGCTGGAGGCGAAGCTGGTGCCGGACCGCTACCCGCTGCACCGAGTGGCCATGTCCGGCTGGCAGGGATCCCCCTGGCAGAAGCTGGGATCCCTGGTTCAGTTGGCGCGGGCAACGCTGCAGGTGCGGCAGATCCTGGCTTCAGGCCAGTTTGACGTGGTGTTGACCACCGGCGGCTACATCGCCGCCCCGACCATCTTGGCAGCTCGCTCGCTGGGGGTGCCGGTGTTGCTGCACGAGTCCAACTGCCTTCCGGGCAAGGTGACCCGCTGGCTGGGAAGATTTTGCCGGCTGGTGGCCCTGGGCATGGCGGAAACGGCAGAGCATTTGCCAGGGGCAGTTACCCGGGTGGTGGGCACGCCAGTGCGGGCGGAGTTCTATCAGCCCCAGCCCTTGCCCGCGGATCTGCCGATTCCAGAGGGGGATCCTTTGATTGTGGTGATGGGGGGGAGCCAGGGGGCGCGGGGCCTGAACCGCCTGGTTGCCGCCTGTGCCCCCGCCTGGTTGGAGGCAGGGGCGTGGATTGTGCATTTGACCGGCGGCAGTGAGGTCGGGATCCCTTCCCACCCCCGCTACCGCGCTTTTCCTTTCCGCGCCGATGTGGCCGCCTTGCTGCAGCGGGCAACTTTTGCCATCAGCCGGGCTGGCGCTCTCAGCTTGGCGGAGTTGTGGGCCACCGCCACCCCGGCCATTTTGATCCCCTACCCCTTTGCCGCCGAGGATCATCAGTACCACAACGCCCTGGCTTTTGTGGGTCGCGGCGGGGGAGTGGTCATGCGAGAATCGGAAGCGAATCTGGACTTGCTGCGGCAGACGGCCCTGGCCTGGTTGGCTCAGCCCCAGGTGGTTGCCCAAATGGCCGCCAACTTGAAGGCGACAGCTCCTCCTGCTGCCAGCAAGGCAGTTGCCCGCCTGCTCCAGGAGATCTGCCGAGATTCCGCCCGTTAA
- a CDS encoding chloride channel protein — MNSASVADPRLRLSSENLLLLLAAAAGLGTGLLVIGFRYLIGWCRYLLQDTLVDSIVRAAQQHGLLLLGSWATILAPLLGGLLIGTLGVVLPFPNLSLSSLVSANRPLAPRPEWIPLKLVAAAVSLGAGAALGPEAPSVESGALLGCLLGQNLRLARERVQLLMAAGAAAGLAAGFNAPIAGVFLALELALARTFTTSAVSVVVLAAVVSALIAQVGLGAQPAFLLPTITQPAFVLPAYELHSLLEVPLYLGLGLLASLVSIAFGYALEWVKHLFGSGPLAAWPAWSKPILGGGILGCVGLGIPLALGVGYETIESILQGVPFSLGQLSLLLLGKVFLSAVSVGSGFVGGTFAPALFLGAVLGAGYGQVVGKALPAIALSPPAAYAMVGMGAVLAASVRAPLTAILLLFEMTRDYHIALPVMAAVGLSIWLTEQLHPPAIYPSARRRQEPKGLTVQEVMVPPSLLLPQDTPLREALERLLQQKCHSALVVDRQERLRGILTLEDLERALAHRGAGEVAELTVEQVSQSPVLTTFPDEAVAVAAEPLYEYDLRQLPVVSREDPEHVVGLLDRERVLLSQEIESVRQVLEPEVPAPGGVENGIPAQPTPSSPAPAE; from the coding sequence ATGAATAGCGCTAGCGTTGCCGATCCCCGCCTGCGTCTTTCCTCTGAGAATCTGCTGCTGCTGCTGGCGGCAGCGGCGGGGCTGGGCACAGGTTTGTTGGTGATCGGGTTTCGCTATCTCATCGGCTGGTGTCGCTATCTTTTGCAGGATACTCTCGTCGACAGCATTGTCAGGGCTGCGCAACAACACGGCCTGTTGCTGCTGGGATCCTGGGCAACCATTTTGGCGCCGCTGCTGGGGGGTCTGTTGATCGGCACCCTGGGGGTGGTTCTGCCTTTCCCCAACCTCAGCCTCTCCAGTTTGGTGAGTGCCAACCGGCCTCTCGCCCCTCGCCCAGAATGGATCCCACTTAAGCTGGTGGCTGCCGCCGTCTCGTTGGGGGCGGGAGCTGCGCTTGGGCCGGAGGCCCCCAGCGTGGAAAGCGGGGCCCTACTGGGATGCCTGCTGGGGCAAAACCTGCGCCTTGCGCGGGAGCGGGTGCAACTGTTGATGGCCGCCGGGGCGGCGGCGGGGCTGGCGGCGGGGTTTAACGCGCCGATTGCCGGGGTGTTTTTGGCGCTGGAGCTGGCTTTGGCCCGCACGTTCACCACTTCTGCCGTCAGTGTGGTGGTGTTGGCAGCGGTGGTGTCGGCCCTGATTGCCCAGGTGGGGCTGGGGGCGCAGCCGGCCTTTTTGCTGCCGACCATTACGCAGCCGGCTTTTGTCTTGCCCGCCTACGAGCTGCACAGTCTGCTGGAGGTGCCCCTCTATTTGGGTTTGGGCCTTTTGGCCAGCTTGGTCTCCATCGCCTTCGGCTATGCACTGGAATGGGTCAAGCACCTGTTCGGCAGTGGCCCCCTGGCGGCCTGGCCAGCCTGGAGCAAGCCGATTCTGGGCGGTGGGATCCTGGGCTGTGTCGGCCTGGGGATCCCGTTGGCCCTGGGGGTGGGCTACGAGACCATTGAGTCGATCTTGCAGGGGGTGCCCTTTTCCCTCGGCCAGCTTAGCTTGCTGTTGCTGGGCAAGGTATTCCTCAGCGCGGTGAGCGTGGGCAGCGGCTTTGTCGGGGGAACCTTTGCCCCGGCTTTGTTCTTGGGAGCGGTGCTGGGGGCAGGCTACGGCCAGGTGGTGGGAAAGGCTTTGCCTGCTATTGCCCTCTCTCCCCCTGCCGCCTACGCCATGGTGGGTATGGGGGCGGTATTGGCGGCCAGCGTGCGGGCTCCCCTGACGGCCATTCTGCTGCTGTTTGAGATGACGCGGGACTACCACATCGCCTTGCCGGTGATGGCGGCGGTGGGCCTGAGTATCTGGCTGACGGAGCAGTTGCACCCGCCGGCCATCTACCCCTCCGCCCGTCGCAGGCAGGAGCCGAAGGGCCTGACGGTGCAAGAGGTGATGGTGCCCCCTTCTCTGCTGCTACCCCAGGATACGCCCCTGCGGGAGGCGCTGGAGCGCTTGCTGCAGCAAAAGTGCCACAGCGCTTTGGTGGTGGACAGGCAAGAGCGGCTGCGGGGCATTCTCACCCTGGAAGACCTCGAGCGGGCCTTAGCCCATAGGGGAGCCGGGGAAGTGGCCGAGCTGACGGTGGAGCAGGTCAGCCAGTCGCCTGTGCTCACCACTTTCCCCGACGAAGCCGTGGCGGTGGCCGCCGAGCCGCTGTACGAATACGATTTGCGCCAGTTGCCGGTGGTCTCGCGGGAGGATCCGGAGCATGTGGTTGGCCTCTTGGATCGGGAGCGGGTGTTGCTCTCCCAAGAGATCGAATCTGTGCGGCAAGTCCTCGAGCCGGAAGTTCCTGCCCCAGGTGGGGTCGAAAACGGGATCCCTGCCCAGCCCACTCCCTCTTCCCCTGCGCCGGCAGAGTAG